From a single Candidatus Bathyarchaeota archaeon genomic region:
- the rplV gene encoding 50S ribosomal protein L22 yields the protein MPKWGYSIINEMLNPEKTAKASGRELKISHKAAREVAKAIKGMDLAQAKDFLRDVVAKKRPVPYTRFTKKLGHKGGMQKRCVGRYPVKTAEQVLRVLQAAQANAENKGLDVDRLRVMHSAAYQGVKLKRYTPRAHGRASPKYDVLTHVEIVLEEKATSGEQ from the coding sequence ATGCCAAAATGGGGCTACTCAATAATCAACGAAATGCTTAATCCAGAAAAAACAGCGAAAGCCAGCGGAAGAGAACTCAAAATATCCCACAAAGCTGCACGCGAGGTCGCCAAAGCCATCAAAGGCATGGATCTTGCACAGGCCAAAGATTTCCTCCGCGACGTAGTAGCCAAAAAAAGGCCAGTCCCATACACACGATTCACTAAAAAATTAGGCCACAAAGGCGGTATGCAAAAACGCTGCGTCGGCAGGTACCCTGTAAAAACCGCTGAACAAGTCCTCCGCGTATTGCAGGCAGCTCAAGCCAACGCCGAAAACAAGGGCCTAGATGTGGATCGCCTCAGAGTCATGCATAGCGCTGCATATCAGGGCGTTAAACTAAAGCGTTACACCCCAAGAGCACACGGCCGAGCATCACCGAAATATGACGTCTTAACCCACGTTGAAATCGTGCTCGAAGAAAAAGCCACCTCAGGAGAACAGTAA